A stretch of Episyrphus balteatus chromosome 2, idEpiBalt1.1, whole genome shotgun sequence DNA encodes these proteins:
- the LOC129909426 gene encoding larval cuticle protein 65Ag1-like gives MKFVIVFVALFGLALAAPPSQSASKEAVVTRQDADVGPESYQYAVETSDGKSASEEGHIENLGKEDESISVKGQFSYIGDDGVTYQVTYIADKNGFQPQGAHLPVEPKL, from the exons ATGAAATTCGTCATTGTTTTCGTTGCACTTTTCGGTTTGGCTTTAGCCGCTCCACCATCACAATCAGCATCAAAGGAAGCTGTAGTCACCCGTCAGGATGCCGATGTAGGACCCGAAAGCTACCAATACGC tgttgAAACCAGCGATGGCAAGTCTGCCAGCGAAGAAGGTCACATTGAAAACCTTGGCAAGGAAGATGAATCCATCTCAGTGAAGGGTCAATTCAGCTACATCGGTGACGATGGTGTCACCTACCAAGTCACCTACATTGCCGACAAGAACGGTTTCCAACCCCAAGGTGCTCATTTGCCAGTtgaaccaaaattgtaa
- the LOC129909427 gene encoding larval cuticle protein 65Ag1-like produces the protein MKFVIVFVALFGLALAAPPQSASKEAVVTRQDADVGPESYQYNVETSDGKSASEEGHIENLGKEDESISVKGQFSYIGDDGVTYQVTYIADKNGFQPQGAHLPVEPKL, from the exons ATGAAATTCGTAATTGTTTTCGTTGCACTTTTCGGTTTGGCTTTGGCCGCTCCACCACAATCAGCATCTAAGGAAGCTGTAGTCACTCGTCAGGATGCCGATGTAGGACCCGAAAGCTACCAATACAA TGTTGAAACCAGCGATGGCAAGTCTGCTAGCGAAGAAGGTCACATTGAAAACCTTGGCAAGGAAGATGAATCTATCTCAGTTAAGGGTCAATTCAGCTACATCGGTGACGATGGTGTCACCTACCAAGTCACCTACATTGCTGACAAGAACGGTTTCCAACCCCAAGGCGCTCATTTGCCAGTTGAACCTAAATTGTAA
- the LOC129912405 gene encoding larval cuticle protein 65Ag1-like, with the protein MKFVIVFVALFGLALAAPPQEYKDAVVTRQDADVGPESYQYAVESSDGKSASEEGHIENLGKEDEAIAVKGQYSYVGPDGVTYTVTYIADKNGFQPQGAHLPVEPKL; encoded by the exons ATGAAATTCGTCATTGTTTTCGTCGCTCTTTTCGGTTTGGCTTTGGCTGCTCCACCACAAGAATACAAGGATGCTGTTGTCACCCGTCAGGATGCTGATGTAGGACCCGAAAGCTACCAATACGC tgttGAAAGCAGTGATGGCAAGTCTGCTAGTGAAGAAGGTCACATTGAAAACCTTGGCAAGGAAGACGAAGCTATCGCAGTCAAGGGTCAATACAGCTATGTCGGACCCGATGGTGTCACCTACACTGTCACCTACATTGCCGACAAGAACGGTTTCCAACCCCAAGGTGCTCATTTACCAGTTGAACCTAAATTGTAA
- the LOC129912406 gene encoding larval cuticle protein 65Ag1-like translates to MKFVIVFVALFGLALAAPPQEYKDAVVTRQDADVGPESYQYAVESSDGKSASEEGHIENLGKEDEAIAVKGQYSYVGPDGVTYTVTYIADKNGFQPQGAHLPVEPKL, encoded by the exons ATGAAATTCGTCATTGTTTTCGTCGCTCTTTTCGGTTTGGCTTTGGCTGCTCCACCACAAGAATACAAGGATGCTGTTGTCACCCGTCAGGATGCTGATGTAGGACCCGAAAGCTACCAATACGC tgttGAAAGCAGTGATGGCAAGTCTGCTAGTGAAGAAGGTCACATTGAAAACCTTGGCAAGGAAGACGAAGCTATCGCAGTCAAGGGTCAATACAGCTATGTCGGACCCGATGGTGTCACCTACACTGTCACCTACATTGCCGACAAGAACGGTTTCCAACCCCAAGGTGCTCATTTGCCAGTTGAACCAAAATTGTAA
- the LOC129909425 gene encoding larval cuticle protein 65Ag1-like codes for MKFVIVFVALFGLALAAPPQEYKDAVVTRQDADVGPESYQYAVESSDGKSASEEGHIENLGKEDEAIAVKGQYSYVGPDGVTYTVTYIADKNGFQPQGAHLPVEPKV; via the exons ATGAAATTCGTCATTGTTTTCGTCGCTCTTTTCGGTTTGGCTTTGGCTGCTCCACCACAAGAATACAAGGATGCTGTTGTCACCCGTCAGGATGCTGATGTAGGACCCGAAAGCTACCAATACGC tgttGAAAGCAGTGATGGCAAGTCTGCTAGTGAAGAAGGTCACATTGAAAACCTTGGCAAGGAAGACGAAGCTATCGCAGTCAAGGGTCAATACAGCTATGTCGGACCCGATGGTGTCACCTACACTGTCACCTACATTGCCGACAAGAATGGTTTCCAACCCCAAGGTGCTCATTTGCCAGTTGAACCAAAAGTTTAA
- the LOC129912407 gene encoding larval cuticle protein 65Ag1-like, with amino-acid sequence MKFVIVFVALLGLALAAPPQDAVVTRQDADVGPESYKYAVETSDGKSASEEGHIENLGAEDEAISVKGQYSYVGEDGVVYTVTYIADRNGFQPQGAHLPVEPKA; translated from the exons ATGAAATTCGTTATTGTTTTCGTTGCTCTTCTCGGTTTGGCTTTGGCCGCTCCACCACAGGATGCTGTTGTCACCCGTCAGGATGCCGATGTAGGACCCGAAAGCTATAAATACGC TGTTGAAACCAGCGATGGAAAGTCTGCCAGCGAAGAAGGTCATATTGAAAACCTTGGAGCTGAAGATGAAGCTATCTCAGTCAAGGGTCAATACAGTTACGTCGGTGAAGATGGTGTCGTCTACACTGTCACATACATCGCCGATAGGAACGGTTTCCAACCACAAGGTGCTCATTTGCCTGTTGAACCAAAAGCTTAA
- the LOC129909424 gene encoding larval cuticle protein 65Ag1-like produces MKFVIVFVALFGLALAAVITREEAYVGPETYPSVVESDRQAHLEEGQLKNIGSEDEAISNKGQYSYVGPNGVTYKVTTTADENGFQTPAAHLPVAPESL; encoded by the exons atgaaATTCGTCATTGTTTTCGTCGCTCTTTTCGGTTTGGCTTTGGCTGCTGTTATCACTCGTGAGGAAGCTTATGTAGGACCCGAAACCTACCCATCCGT tgtTGAAAGCGATAGACAAGCTCACTTGGAAGAAGGTCAATTGAAGAACATTGGATCAGAAGATGAAGCTATCTCAAACAAGGGTCAATACAGCTATGTTGGACCCAATGGTGTCACCTATAAAGTCACCACCACTGCCGACGAGAACGGTTTCCAAACCCCAGCCGCTCATTTGCCAGTTGCCCCAGAATCACTATAA
- the LOC129912404 gene encoding larval cuticle protein 65Ag1-like yields the protein MKFVIVFVALFGLALAAPPSASGDAIVTRQDSEVGPESYQYNVETSDGKSASEEGHIENLGKEDEAISVKGQFSYIGDDGVTYQVTYIADKNGFQPQGAHLPVEPKL from the exons ATGAAATTCGTCATTGTTTTCGTTGCTCTTTTCGGTTTGGCTTTGGCTGCTCCACCATCCGCATCCGGAGATGCTATTGTCACTCGTCAGGATTCTGAAGTAGGACCCGAAAGCTACCAATACAA tGTTGAAACCAGCGATGGCAAGTCTGCTAGCGAAGAAGGTCACATTGAAAACCTTGGCAAGGAAGACGAAGCTATCTCAGTCAAGGGTCAATTCAGCTACATCGGTGATGACGGTGTCACCTACCAAGTCACCTACATTGCCGACAAGAACGGTTTCCAACCCCAAGGCGCTCATTTGCCAGTtgaaccaaaattgtaa